A single region of the Elusimicrobiota bacterium genome encodes:
- a CDS encoding sodium:alanine symporter family protein, translating to METLDKIVTVLNSYLWGPPMLALLFGTHIFLTFRTKFIQRYTWLAIKLSITKDPDSTGDVSQFGALTTALAATIGTGNIVGVATAVALGGPGAVLWLWLTGVFGIATKYSEALLAVKYRVKTSDGTMLGGPMYALERGLNLKWLAVLFSIFTALAAFGIGNTVQANSIASLINENFGISPYITGIVCASLTALVILGGIKTIALTCNALVPFMAGFYILGCAYILVLNGLYILPAIELILKSAFTLQSAGAGLFGATLMQAMRYGIARGLFSNESGLGSAPIVAAAARTKNPVRQALVSSTGTFWDTVIVCAMTGLVLVTTIIKSPDLCTLKGIELTKAVFNQIPLGNWILTIGLFTFVYSTILGWSYYGEKATEYLLGKKSVFPYRILWVLAVFVGAIASFPLVWNIADMLNALMALPNLVALILLNGVIVKETEKFLWSNNLDMDDNTETK from the coding sequence ATGGAAACACTAGACAAAATTGTAACAGTACTAAACTCATACCTCTGGGGCCCGCCGATGCTGGCGTTACTTTTTGGTACACACATATTTCTTACGTTCCGCACAAAATTTATTCAGCGTTACACCTGGCTTGCGATAAAACTTTCTATCACAAAAGATCCCGACAGTACCGGCGATGTCAGCCAGTTTGGCGCGTTAACCACTGCGTTAGCAGCAACTATCGGAACAGGTAATATCGTGGGGGTAGCGACAGCAGTTGCGTTAGGCGGCCCCGGTGCGGTGTTATGGTTATGGCTAACCGGCGTGTTTGGTATCGCAACAAAGTATTCTGAGGCACTACTTGCGGTGAAGTACCGTGTCAAAACTTCAGACGGCACAATGCTTGGCGGGCCAATGTACGCGTTAGAACGCGGTCTTAACCTCAAATGGCTGGCGGTACTGTTCTCGATATTCACAGCACTAGCAGCGTTTGGGATAGGAAATACTGTCCAAGCAAATTCAATTGCCAGTTTGATCAACGAAAACTTTGGTATTTCACCTTATATCACAGGCATTGTTTGCGCCAGCCTTACCGCCCTTGTGATACTCGGTGGAATTAAAACTATTGCACTAACCTGCAATGCTCTTGTACCCTTTATGGCAGGATTTTATATCCTCGGCTGTGCGTATATACTAGTACTAAACGGACTGTACATATTACCCGCTATAGAACTCATCCTTAAATCCGCGTTTACTCTGCAATCCGCAGGAGCCGGCTTGTTTGGCGCGACGTTGATGCAGGCAATGCGGTACGGTATCGCCCGGGGCTTATTCTCAAACGAGTCAGGATTAGGTTCCGCACCAATAGTTGCTGCAGCAGCACGAACAAAAAACCCTGTGCGCCAGGCATTAGTATCGTCGACCGGAACTTTTTGGGATACCGTAATAGTTTGCGCAATGACCGGGCTAGTACTCGTCACTACAATAATAAAATCCCCGGATTTATGCACTTTAAAAGGTATTGAATTAACAAAAGCTGTATTCAACCAAATACCATTAGGCAACTGGATCCTTACAATCGGATTATTCACGTTTGTGTACTCAACAATCCTTGGATGGTCGTACTACGGTGAAAAAGCTACGGAGTATCTTTTAGGCAAGAAAAGTGTTTTCCCTTATCGTATACTCTGGGTATTAGCTGTTTTTGTTGGTGCAATAGCGTCGTTTCCGTTAGTATGGAATATAGCGGATATGCTTAACGCGCTGATGGCATTACCCAACCTCGTTGCTTTGATACTCCTAAACGGTGTGATTGTTAAAGAAACTGAAAAATTCCTTTGGTCAAACAATCTTGAT